The region CCCCGCTGCTAACCCCGCGCCCCCTCTTCCATATCAGGATATGTGGTCGTACCCCGAGGGGGTTGGGGTCAGGATTTATCCAGGGCAAGCCAGCTGCGCCCAAGGGCATCGGCGGCCATCATGGCGTTGGCGACATCGGATGCGGTAACCTTGCAGGGTTGGTTGTGTATCGTCTCCCCTTCGGCAGTAGCCATCTCGGCAGCCGCCATTATCTTTTCGGGAGTGGGGTCCTTCAAGCCAAGCTGGGCCAGAGTGATCGGAAGCCCCACGGAGGTGCAGAAATCCAGCACGTCCTCCAGAGTCTCTCTGGGGGAATCCTGAAGGACCAGCTGGGTGAGGGTTCCGAAGGCGACCTTCTCTCCGTGATACATCTGGTGCATCTCCTCTATCGCAGTCATTCCGTTATGGATAGCGTGAGCCGCCGCCAGCCCTCCGCTCTCGAACCCCATACCGGAAAGCAGGGTGTTGGCCTCGACGATTCGTTCCAAGGCTGGCGTCACGACATCGGCATCGCAGGCCAGTTTGGCCTCGTAGCCATACTCAAGCAACTGATCGTAACAGAGCCTGGCCAGAGCCATGGCCGCCTCCGTAGCGGCTCCTCCTGGCATATTGGAAGCTCTGGTCTTGTAACAGGCCTCGGCCTCGAACCACGTGGCCAGAGCGTCTCCCATTCCGGATACCAGAAGACGGGTCGGAGCTTTAGCCACTATCTCCGTATCGACTATGACCATATCGGGACTGGGAGGAAACTCGTAACTCTCGAAGACGCCTTCCTCGGAATATACCACGGAGAGAGCGCTGCATGGAGCATCGGTAGCCGCTATGGTGGGAACCACCACAACAGGGATCCCCAGCTTGAAAGCGGCCATCTTACCCGTATCGTGGGCCTTGCCGCCTCCCACGCTG is a window of Dethiosulfovibrio faecalis DNA encoding:
- a CDS encoding glycerol dehydrogenase encodes the protein MQKILIAPGRYVQGAGACSQSGAQVAKLGKKALVIGGKRGLGAVEKTMKESFEANGVAFIKESFGGECCFKEIDRVASVAKDKGADFIVSVGGGKAHDTGKMAAFKLGIPVVVVPTIAATDAPCSALSVVYSEEGVFESYEFPPSPDMVIVDTEIVAKAPTRLLVSGMGDALATWFEAEACYKTRASNMPGGAATEAAMALARLCYDQLLEYGYEAKLACDADVVTPALERIVEANTLLSGMGFESGGLAAAHAIHNGMTAIEEMHQMYHGEKVAFGTLTQLVLQDSPRETLEDVLDFCTSVGLPITLAQLGLKDPTPEKIMAAAEMATAEGETIHNQPCKVTASDVANAMMAADALGRSWLALDKS